In Macadamia integrifolia cultivar HAES 741 chromosome 13, SCU_Mint_v3, whole genome shotgun sequence, one DNA window encodes the following:
- the LOC122059393 gene encoding poly(ADP-ribose) glycohydrolase 1-like → MENREDLISILPFLPVELSSSSLFWPSQVVEGLKALSRGPEHSRVDSGEVLFLAISDFRDSLGFSERLGVSTAEGYALFFDELMSRVESRKWFSEVLPSLAALLLRLPSLLEIHYQNADNLLGGVKTGLRIIGPQEAGIVFLSQELIGALLTCSLFCLFPTSNRGAKDLPAINFNQLFASIYANYSENQEHKIKCLIHYFERISSCMPTGCVSFERKVLSWSRVPFSVSYPKTDFWSKSAVPLCHFEVSHSGLIEDQSCESLEVDFANKYIGGGALHRGCVQVFLLQSLE, encoded by the exons ATGGAAAACCGGGAAGATTTAATTTCGATCCTTCCGTTTTTGCCTGTGGAGCTTAGTTCGTCTTCTCTGTTCTGGCCTTCTCAAGTTGTTGAAGGTCTTAAAGCTCTGTCTAGAGGTCCCGAACACAGTCGGGTAGACTCTggagaggtcctcttccttgcCATCTCTGATTTCCGGGACTCTCTTGGTTTCTCCGAGCGTTTAGGGGTTTCAACCGCCGAAGGTTATGCCCTTTTCTTCGACGAG CTTATGTCCCGTGTTGAATCGAGGAAATGGTTCTCAGAGGTCCTTCCATCATTAGCAGCTCTGCTGTTGCGGTTGCCTTCTTTGTTAGAAATTCATTATCAAAATGCGGATAATCTTCTCGGTGGAGTCAAAACTGGTCTTCGTATAATAGGTCCACAAGAAGCAGGCATTGTGTTTCTCAGTCAG GAACTGATTGGTGCACTTCTTACATGCtccttattttgtttgtttccaACCTCTAATAGAGGAGCCAAAGATCTTCCAGCCATCAACTTCAATCAGTTGTTTGC GAGCATTTATGCCAATTATAGTGAGAATCAAGAACATAAGATAAAGTGCCTAATACACTATTTTGAGAGGATTAGTTCATGCATGCCAACAGGCTGTGTCTCATTTGAACGAAAGGTTCTCTCTTGGAGTCGTGttcctttttctgtttcttacCCCAAAACCGACTTCTGGAGCAAATCTGCTGTCCCCCTCTGCCATTTTGag GTTTCACACTCAGGACTAATTGAAGATCAGTCATGTGAATCTCTTGAAGTTGATTTTGCCAACAAGTATATTGGAGGCGGTGCACTTCATAGGGGCTGTGTACAGGTTTTTCTCCTTCAAAGCCTGGAATAA
- the LOC122060182 gene encoding inactive glucose-1-phosphate adenylyltransferase small subunit 2, chloroplastic isoform X2, whose product MLQVQIPTPVTLTAKLPILRLVRSCDNHPPLRLPSSAPLSLFISNSQKPENPNVFPPLNQSVAAIVFGDGSESRLYPLTRRRSGGAVPIAANYRLIDVVVSNCINSNISKIYALTQFNSTSLNSHLFRAYSGKVLGKEGFVEVIAAYQSPEGQGWFQGTADAIRRCLWVLEDYPVLEFLVLPGHHLYRMDYQKLIEAHRNNNADITISVSCAVGNRDPGFGFLKVNSKNQVLEFRERPDREPLKSITIQEEGSKKSSYGAYHYFSSMGIYVIKRDIMTKLLTESFPNANEITNEIIPGAISMGMKVQSYTFDGYWEDMRSIEAFYQANMDVTKRSTLGFNFYDKNSPLYTLPRCLPPTLVTDADVIDSVIGDGCILKRCKVKGSVVGMRTRIEDGAVIEDSVLMGSDIYQEDCIQRCKMDGKRDKNPIGIGKDSYIRKAIVDKNARIGKNVQIVNKGNVQEGNRESDGFVISGGIVIVLKSAVIPDCSII is encoded by the exons ATGTTGCAGGTTCAAATTCCCACTCCTGTAACTCTCACAGCAAAGCTTCCAATCCTCAGGTTGGTTCGCAGTTGCGACAACCACCCTCCATTGAGGCTTCCTTCCAGTGCTCCTTTGAGTCTGTTCATATCCAATTCACAGAAACCTGAAAATCCCAATGTATTCCCCCCACTGAATCAG AGTGTAGCAGCAATTGTGTTTGGGGATGGATCAGAGTCAAGGCTTTACCCATTGACAAGGAGGAGATCAGGAGGTGCTGTTCCAATAGCCGCGAATTACAGGCTCATTGATGTGGTTGTGAGCAATTGCATTAACAGTAACATAAGCAAAATATATGCTCTTACCCAGTTCAACTCTACCTCTCTTAATTCTCATCTCTTCAGAGCTTATTCTGGGAAAGTCCTAGGAAAAGAGGGTTTTGTGGAAGTAATAGCTGCATATCAAAGCCCTGAAGGCCAAGGCTGGTTTCAG GGAACTGCAGATGCTATTAGAAGATGCTTGTGGGTATTGGAAGATTATCCAGTACTTGAATTTCTTGTCCTCCCTGGTCACCACCTCTACAGGATGGACTACCAGAAACTTATAGAGGCCCACAGGAACAACAATGCCGATATCACAATTTCTGTTTCTTGTGCTGTAGGGAATCGAGACCCTGGTTTTGGATTTCTGAAAGTAAATTCTAAAAATCAAGTTCTTGAATTCAGAGAGAGGCCAGATAGAGAGCCATTGAAGTCCATCACA ATCCAGGAAGAAGGCTCAAAAAAATCTAGTTACGGCGCTTATCATTATTTTTCCAGTATGGGGATTTATGTAATCAAAAGAGACATAATGACAAAGCTCCTAACAGAGTCCTTCCCCAATGCCAATGAGATCACAAATGAAATAATACCAGGAGCTATTTCCATGGGAATGAAG GTTCAGTCTTACACATTTGATGGGTATTGGGAAGATATGAGGAGTATTGAAGCATTCTATCAAGCCAATATGGATGTCACAAAGAGATCAACCTTGGGATTTAA CTTCTACGATAAAAATTCTCCATTATACACTTTGCCACGATGTCTGCCTCCTACTTTGGTTACTGATGCCGACGTAATAGATAGTGTAATAGGAGATGGCTGCATTCTGAAG AGGTGCAAGGTCAAGGGTTCAGTTGTTGGAATGAGGACAAGGATTGAAGATGGAGCTGTGATTGAAGATTCAGTGCTTATGGGGTCTGATATTTATCAA GAAGATTGTATACAAAGGTGTAAAATGGACGGAAAGAGAGATAAGAACCCAATTGGGATAGGGAAAGATTCTTACATTAGGAAAGCTATTGTAGATAAGAATGCAAGGATTGGAAAAAATGTTCAG ATTGTGAATAAAGGGAATGTCCAAGAAGGAAATAGGGAATCTGATGGATTCGTCATTAGTGGGGGGATTGTAATTGTTTTGAAGAGTGCAGTCATCCCTGATTGCAGCATCATTTAA
- the LOC122060182 gene encoding inactive glucose-1-phosphate adenylyltransferase small subunit 2, chloroplastic isoform X1 produces the protein MLQVQIPTPVTLTAKLPILRLVRSCDNHPPLRLPSSAPLSLFISNSQKPENPNVFPPLNQSVAAIVFGDGSESRLYPLTRRRSGGAVPIAANYRLIDVVVSNCINSNISKIYALTQFNSTSLNSHLFRAYSGKVLGKEGFVEVIAAYQSPEGQGWFQGTADAIRRCLWVLEDYPVLEFLVLPGHHLYRMDYQKLIEAHRNNNADITISVSCAVGNRDPGFGFLKVNSKNQVLEFRERPDREPLKSITIQEEGSKKSSYGAYHYFSSMGIYVIKRDIMTKLLTESFPNANEITNEIIPGAISMGMKVQSYTFDGYWEDMRSIEAFYQANMDVTKRSTLGFNSFYDKNSPLYTLPRCLPPTLVTDADVIDSVIGDGCILKRCKVKGSVVGMRTRIEDGAVIEDSVLMGSDIYQEDCIQRCKMDGKRDKNPIGIGKDSYIRKAIVDKNARIGKNVQIVNKGNVQEGNRESDGFVISGGIVIVLKSAVIPDCSII, from the exons ATGTTGCAGGTTCAAATTCCCACTCCTGTAACTCTCACAGCAAAGCTTCCAATCCTCAGGTTGGTTCGCAGTTGCGACAACCACCCTCCATTGAGGCTTCCTTCCAGTGCTCCTTTGAGTCTGTTCATATCCAATTCACAGAAACCTGAAAATCCCAATGTATTCCCCCCACTGAATCAG AGTGTAGCAGCAATTGTGTTTGGGGATGGATCAGAGTCAAGGCTTTACCCATTGACAAGGAGGAGATCAGGAGGTGCTGTTCCAATAGCCGCGAATTACAGGCTCATTGATGTGGTTGTGAGCAATTGCATTAACAGTAACATAAGCAAAATATATGCTCTTACCCAGTTCAACTCTACCTCTCTTAATTCTCATCTCTTCAGAGCTTATTCTGGGAAAGTCCTAGGAAAAGAGGGTTTTGTGGAAGTAATAGCTGCATATCAAAGCCCTGAAGGCCAAGGCTGGTTTCAG GGAACTGCAGATGCTATTAGAAGATGCTTGTGGGTATTGGAAGATTATCCAGTACTTGAATTTCTTGTCCTCCCTGGTCACCACCTCTACAGGATGGACTACCAGAAACTTATAGAGGCCCACAGGAACAACAATGCCGATATCACAATTTCTGTTTCTTGTGCTGTAGGGAATCGAGACCCTGGTTTTGGATTTCTGAAAGTAAATTCTAAAAATCAAGTTCTTGAATTCAGAGAGAGGCCAGATAGAGAGCCATTGAAGTCCATCACA ATCCAGGAAGAAGGCTCAAAAAAATCTAGTTACGGCGCTTATCATTATTTTTCCAGTATGGGGATTTATGTAATCAAAAGAGACATAATGACAAAGCTCCTAACAGAGTCCTTCCCCAATGCCAATGAGATCACAAATGAAATAATACCAGGAGCTATTTCCATGGGAATGAAG GTTCAGTCTTACACATTTGATGGGTATTGGGAAGATATGAGGAGTATTGAAGCATTCTATCAAGCCAATATGGATGTCACAAAGAGATCAACCTTGGGATTTAA CAGCTTCTACGATAAAAATTCTCCATTATACACTTTGCCACGATGTCTGCCTCCTACTTTGGTTACTGATGCCGACGTAATAGATAGTGTAATAGGAGATGGCTGCATTCTGAAG AGGTGCAAGGTCAAGGGTTCAGTTGTTGGAATGAGGACAAGGATTGAAGATGGAGCTGTGATTGAAGATTCAGTGCTTATGGGGTCTGATATTTATCAA GAAGATTGTATACAAAGGTGTAAAATGGACGGAAAGAGAGATAAGAACCCAATTGGGATAGGGAAAGATTCTTACATTAGGAAAGCTATTGTAGATAAGAATGCAAGGATTGGAAAAAATGTTCAG ATTGTGAATAAAGGGAATGTCCAAGAAGGAAATAGGGAATCTGATGGATTCGTCATTAGTGGGGGGATTGTAATTGTTTTGAAGAGTGCAGTCATCCCTGATTGCAGCATCATTTAA
- the LOC122060182 gene encoding inactive glucose-1-phosphate adenylyltransferase small subunit 2, chloroplastic isoform X3 has product MLQVQIPTPVTLTAKLPILRLVRSCDNHPPLRLPSSAPLSLFISNSQKPENPNVFPPLNQSVAAIVFGDGSESRLYPLTRRRSGGAVPIAANYRLIDVVVSNCINSNISKIYALTQFNSTSLNSHLFRAYSGKVLGKEGFVEVIAAYQSPEGQGWFQGTADAIRRCLWVLEDYPVLEFLVLPGHHLYRMDYQKLIEAHRNNNADITISVSCAVGNRDPGFGFLKVNSKNQVLEFRERPDREPLKSITEEGSKKSSYGAYHYFSSMGIYVIKRDIMTKLLTESFPNANEITNEIIPGAISMGMKVQSYTFDGYWEDMRSIEAFYQANMDVTKRSTLGFNSFYDKNSPLYTLPRCLPPTLVTDADVIDSVIGDGCILKRCKVKGSVVGMRTRIEDGAVIEDSVLMGSDIYQEDCIQRCKMDGKRDKNPIGIGKDSYIRKAIVDKNARIGKNVQIVNKGNVQEGNRESDGFVISGGIVIVLKSAVIPDCSII; this is encoded by the exons ATGTTGCAGGTTCAAATTCCCACTCCTGTAACTCTCACAGCAAAGCTTCCAATCCTCAGGTTGGTTCGCAGTTGCGACAACCACCCTCCATTGAGGCTTCCTTCCAGTGCTCCTTTGAGTCTGTTCATATCCAATTCACAGAAACCTGAAAATCCCAATGTATTCCCCCCACTGAATCAG AGTGTAGCAGCAATTGTGTTTGGGGATGGATCAGAGTCAAGGCTTTACCCATTGACAAGGAGGAGATCAGGAGGTGCTGTTCCAATAGCCGCGAATTACAGGCTCATTGATGTGGTTGTGAGCAATTGCATTAACAGTAACATAAGCAAAATATATGCTCTTACCCAGTTCAACTCTACCTCTCTTAATTCTCATCTCTTCAGAGCTTATTCTGGGAAAGTCCTAGGAAAAGAGGGTTTTGTGGAAGTAATAGCTGCATATCAAAGCCCTGAAGGCCAAGGCTGGTTTCAG GGAACTGCAGATGCTATTAGAAGATGCTTGTGGGTATTGGAAGATTATCCAGTACTTGAATTTCTTGTCCTCCCTGGTCACCACCTCTACAGGATGGACTACCAGAAACTTATAGAGGCCCACAGGAACAACAATGCCGATATCACAATTTCTGTTTCTTGTGCTGTAGGGAATCGAGACCCTGGTTTTGGATTTCTGAAAGTAAATTCTAAAAATCAAGTTCTTGAATTCAGAGAGAGGCCAGATAGAGAGCCATTGAAGTCCATCACA GAAGAAGGCTCAAAAAAATCTAGTTACGGCGCTTATCATTATTTTTCCAGTATGGGGATTTATGTAATCAAAAGAGACATAATGACAAAGCTCCTAACAGAGTCCTTCCCCAATGCCAATGAGATCACAAATGAAATAATACCAGGAGCTATTTCCATGGGAATGAAG GTTCAGTCTTACACATTTGATGGGTATTGGGAAGATATGAGGAGTATTGAAGCATTCTATCAAGCCAATATGGATGTCACAAAGAGATCAACCTTGGGATTTAA CAGCTTCTACGATAAAAATTCTCCATTATACACTTTGCCACGATGTCTGCCTCCTACTTTGGTTACTGATGCCGACGTAATAGATAGTGTAATAGGAGATGGCTGCATTCTGAAG AGGTGCAAGGTCAAGGGTTCAGTTGTTGGAATGAGGACAAGGATTGAAGATGGAGCTGTGATTGAAGATTCAGTGCTTATGGGGTCTGATATTTATCAA GAAGATTGTATACAAAGGTGTAAAATGGACGGAAAGAGAGATAAGAACCCAATTGGGATAGGGAAAGATTCTTACATTAGGAAAGCTATTGTAGATAAGAATGCAAGGATTGGAAAAAATGTTCAG ATTGTGAATAAAGGGAATGTCCAAGAAGGAAATAGGGAATCTGATGGATTCGTCATTAGTGGGGGGATTGTAATTGTTTTGAAGAGTGCAGTCATCCCTGATTGCAGCATCATTTAA